One stretch of Pseudoxanthomonas sp. Root65 DNA includes these proteins:
- a CDS encoding S8 family serine peptidase, whose product MKKNRMAMWVGVVLVAMGATQSASAGGRPDLVIKGLKAGQPHASGELLVKYRDGAASADRDAVVQGLGAHKLETVRRGNGRNGEIALLKLPGNVDLSAAVQALSADPAIEYAEPNWTYQHHAVSNDTYASNGSLWGMYGDAGSPANAYGSQASEAWAAGHTSCGNVVVGVIDEGIYFSHEDLAANIWTNPYDPADGVDNDGNGYVDDVRGWDFDGNSNNINSGGANDDHGTHVAGTIAGVGGNGKGVAGVCWSGVKLISGKFLGRRGGSTANAIRALDYFTDLKIRHGLNLVATNNSWGGGGYSQALSDAIDRASQAEILTVVAAGNDSVNCDGNTSGACYPASYPNAGVLSVAAIRSTGALVYNYGATTVDLGAPGYGIWSTVPKASKGNVVSGYASYNGTSMATPHVTGAAALYASTRPGVTAAQIKAAILNATVPTPSLQGKTVTGGRLNASGF is encoded by the coding sequence ATGAAGAAGAATCGCATGGCGATGTGGGTGGGTGTGGTACTGGTGGCGATGGGCGCAACGCAATCCGCCAGCGCGGGTGGCAGGCCCGATCTGGTGATCAAGGGACTGAAGGCAGGGCAGCCCCACGCCAGTGGCGAACTGCTGGTGAAGTATCGCGATGGCGCGGCTTCGGCCGATCGCGATGCGGTGGTGCAGGGTCTTGGCGCGCACAAGCTGGAAACGGTACGCCGCGGCAACGGTCGCAACGGCGAAATCGCGCTGCTCAAGCTGCCCGGCAACGTGGATCTTTCTGCCGCCGTGCAGGCACTCAGCGCCGATCCGGCCATCGAGTATGCAGAGCCCAACTGGACCTATCAGCACCATGCGGTCTCCAACGACACCTACGCCAGCAACGGTTCGTTGTGGGGCATGTACGGCGATGCCGGCAGTCCCGCCAACGCCTACGGTTCGCAGGCGTCCGAGGCGTGGGCTGCCGGACACACCAGTTGCGGCAACGTCGTGGTCGGCGTGATCGACGAAGGCATCTACTTCAGCCACGAAGATCTGGCCGCCAACATCTGGACCAACCCCTACGATCCGGCCGACGGCGTCGACAACGACGGCAATGGCTACGTCGACGACGTGCGCGGTTGGGACTTCGACGGCAATAGCAACAACATCAATTCGGGCGGCGCCAACGACGACCACGGCACACATGTCGCCGGCACCATTGCCGGCGTGGGCGGCAACGGCAAGGGCGTGGCCGGTGTGTGCTGGAGCGGCGTGAAGCTGATCAGCGGCAAGTTCCTCGGCCGTCGTGGCGGCAGCACCGCCAATGCGATCAGGGCACTCGACTACTTCACCGACCTGAAGATCCGTCACGGCCTCAACCTGGTGGCAACCAATAACTCGTGGGGCGGCGGCGGTTACTCGCAAGCCCTGAGCGATGCCATCGACCGTGCCAGCCAGGCCGAGATACTGACGGTCGTGGCGGCCGGCAACGACAGCGTCAACTGCGACGGCAATACGTCGGGTGCGTGCTATCCGGCGTCGTATCCGAACGCAGGCGTCCTCTCGGTGGCGGCGATCCGCTCCACCGGTGCACTGGTCTACAACTACGGCGCCACCACCGTGGATCTGGGTGCCCCGGGCTATGGCATCTGGTCGACGGTACCCAAGGCATCGAAGGGCAACGTGGTATCGGGCTACGCCAGCTACAACGGCACCTCGATGGCGACGCCGCACGTGACCGGCGCAGCGGCCCTCTATGCCTCGACCCGTCCGGGGGTGACGGCGGCGCAGATCAAGGCGGCGATCCTCAACGCCACCGTGCCGACGCCGTCGTTGCAGGGCAAGACGGTGACCGGCGGGCGCCTCAACGCCAGCGGATTCTGA
- a CDS encoding SGNH/GDSL hydrolase family protein, which yields MLALLAACAGSPPATTAPAADASTTAAPRIPEQVSNAAWETDMQRFAAEDAQSPPPRGGVVFTGSSSIRLWETLAQDFPGVPVINRGFGGSELRDSTWYADRTIVPYAPRQVLIYAGDNDINAGRTPQQVRADFIAFVQRVRRDLPKTRIGYISTKPSPSRAHLMPAQREANALVQTEAKRLGVDYIDIFTPMLDTSGQPNEALFVEDRLHMNAAGYDIWRRVIAPYVK from the coding sequence CTGCTGGCCCTGCTGGCCGCCTGCGCCGGCAGCCCGCCTGCCACGACCGCCCCCGCTGCGGACGCCTCCACGACGGCCGCCCCACGCATCCCGGAGCAGGTATCGAACGCGGCCTGGGAAACCGACATGCAGCGCTTCGCCGCCGAAGACGCGCAGTCGCCGCCGCCGCGCGGGGGCGTGGTGTTCACCGGCAGCTCGTCGATCCGTCTGTGGGAGACCCTGGCGCAGGACTTCCCCGGCGTGCCGGTGATCAACCGCGGCTTCGGCGGTTCGGAGCTGCGCGACAGCACGTGGTATGCGGACCGCACGATCGTCCCGTACGCCCCCCGGCAGGTGCTGATCTACGCCGGCGACAACGACATCAACGCGGGCCGCACGCCGCAGCAGGTGCGCGCGGACTTCATCGCCTTCGTCCAGCGCGTGCGCCGCGACCTGCCGAAGACCAGGATCGGCTACATCAGCACCAAGCCCAGCCCCTCGCGCGCGCACCTGATGCCGGCGCAGCGCGAAGCCAACGCGCTGGTGCAGACCGAAGCGAAGCGGCTCGGCGTGGACTACATCGACATCTTCACGCCCATGCTGGACACCAGCGGGCAACCGAACGAGGCGCTCTTCGTTGAAGACCGCCTGCACATGAACGCCGCCGGCTATGACATCTGGCGGCGCGTGATCGCGCCGTACGTGAAGTAA
- a CDS encoding diacylglycerol kinase has protein sequence MADETGHLPRGPGRILKATVWSFQGLRAAWMHESSFRLEVYLLVVLAPLALWLGQDGLERALMIGSCLLVLAAELLNSAVEAVIERYGPEHHELAGRAKDMGSAAVFVLMMNVLLCWGLILVPRYL, from the coding sequence ATGGCTGACGAAACCGGACATCTTCCCCGCGGCCCCGGCCGCATCCTCAAGGCGACGGTCTGGTCCTTCCAGGGTCTGCGCGCAGCGTGGATGCACGAGTCCTCGTTCCGCCTGGAGGTCTACCTGCTTGTGGTGCTGGCGCCGCTAGCGCTGTGGCTGGGACAGGACGGGCTGGAACGCGCGCTGATGATCGGCAGTTGCCTGCTGGTGCTGGCGGCGGAACTGCTGAACTCGGCGGTGGAAGCGGTGATCGAGCGTTACGGCCCCGAACACCACGAACTCGCCGGTCGCGCGAAGGACATGGGCTCGGCCGCCGTCTTCGTGCTGATGATGAACGTACTCCTCTGCTGGGGCCTGATCCTCGTGCCCCGCTATCTCTGA
- a CDS encoding TerC family protein, protein MMELLTDPQVWITLVTLSAIEIVLGIDNLVFISIAVSKLPPHQREVARKFGIAVACITRILLLLTLAWLAGLTADLFMLFGQGISVRDLVLILGGLFLLVKGTKEILELVKGEPDSEDVHTRPAVSFAGVIAQIAVIDIVFSLDSVIAAVGMANHTPVMVAAILLAVAVMLLAAKPLGQFIDNNPTIKMLALAFIVAVGAYLLLDGFELHIEKGYLYGAMGFSALVECLNLWAKKRSAQRMLRE, encoded by the coding sequence ATGATGGAACTGCTTACCGATCCGCAGGTGTGGATCACGCTGGTGACGCTGAGCGCGATCGAGATCGTGCTGGGCATCGACAACCTGGTCTTCATCTCCATCGCGGTCAGCAAGCTGCCGCCGCACCAGCGCGAGGTGGCGCGCAAGTTCGGCATCGCGGTGGCATGCATCACGCGCATCCTGCTGCTGCTGACGCTGGCCTGGCTGGCGGGGCTGACGGCCGACCTGTTCATGCTGTTCGGCCAGGGCATCTCGGTGCGCGACCTGGTATTGATCCTCGGCGGCCTGTTCCTGCTGGTGAAGGGCACCAAGGAAATCCTGGAACTGGTGAAGGGCGAGCCGGACTCCGAAGACGTGCACACGCGCCCGGCGGTGTCGTTCGCCGGCGTGATCGCGCAGATCGCGGTGATCGACATCGTGTTCTCGCTGGACTCGGTGATCGCGGCAGTCGGCATGGCCAACCACACGCCGGTGATGGTGGCCGCGATCCTGCTGGCGGTGGCGGTGATGCTGCTGGCGGCCAAGCCACTGGGCCAGTTCATCGACAACAATCCCACCATCAAGATGCTGGCGTTGGCCTTCATCGTGGCGGTCGGTGCCTACCTGCTGCTGGATGGTTTCGAGCTGCACATCGAGAAGGGTTACCTGTACGGCGCGATGGGCTT